In a single window of the Diabrotica undecimpunctata isolate CICGRU chromosome 11, icDiaUnde3, whole genome shotgun sequence genome:
- the LOC140452977 gene encoding uncharacterized protein, with translation MSKFNSSRTLRILSLCAQTSEDSNDMQNAINGTSLTAIGDQVQILTNVEIPREDLERDLPEPIPTYDATLMETKNEATEDMEEDILTSEIGIQQRYNGADNVVDGEQVDAENDFSNDDSMQDLAYLPEQIPTYDAALMETPIEATEDSDRESDSYSVSCARKRSANPEEWRRNKVKKLRNSGKSYKSNKGTIMHARQMKEACSQTCRLKCFENSVDIRTHIHRKFWDLGNINLQRDFISRHTNEVRPKYQNKTPGSNRKHNLQYKFRINDKDTQVCKTFFLNTLGVSDRYIYTTWKKTDDAGILEDDRRGKHVAHKKSDKVALEKIRQHIKTIESHYLRAQTSRVFIDGSLTISEMYRLYKNKCISDGDICLKKHHYERIFNYEFNIGFFSPKKDQCSECEVYKNSNEEQRKSLQDNYDLHIKNKNQARESKKQDLELGNDVNQYSVCDYDLQAVLQTPCGDVSMFYYKRRLNVYNFTLFDNVSKQGYCFMWNESVAKRGSNEIASCVYYYMTNHAISKNLIFFSDNCAGQNKNKFIASMYLYVVTNVSHIESITHKFLITGHTQNAGDNMHSLIERQKKRVLKSGPIYVPTEWATVVKCSKKSGLPYIVREMETKDFIDFKHVSFLLGNNYKIDQNKENVKWADIKILQCRKDSPHIIFFKYNYDDELWNSFNLKKSSRTTHNIREVLLKPAYKEQPKIQMAKKKDLVYLCHSSMIPEAYHSFYENILAQDDQEEDNN, from the exons atgtcaaaatttaatagtTCCAGAACATTGAGGATTTTATCCCTGTGTGCGCAGACAAGTGAGGATAGCAACGACATGCAGA ATGCTATCAATGGTACTTCATTAACTGCTATCGGTGATCAAGTTCAAATTTTAACGAACGTTGAAATACCGAGAGAGGACTTAGAGAGAGATCTCCCAGAACCAATTCCAACTTATGACGCTACATTAATGGAAACAAAAAACGAAGCTACTGAAGATATGGAAGAGGACATTTTGACCAGTGAAATAGGGATTCAACAGAGATACAATGGTGCTGACAACGTTGTAGACGGGGAACAGGTTGATGCAGAAAACGACTTTTCCAATGATGATTCTATGCAAGATCTCGCATATCTCCCAGAACAAATTCCAACCTATGACGCTGCATTAATGGAAACACCAATCGAAGCTACTGAAGATAGTGACCGTGAAAGTGACAGTTACAGTGTATCTTGTGCGAGAAAACGAAGTGCAAATCCTGAAGAATGGAGACGAAATAAGGTCAAGAAACTTCGCAACTCTGGTAAGTCCTACAAGTCAAATAAAGGTACAATCATGCACGCTCGACAGATGAAAGAAGCTTGTTCTCAAACTTGTcgtttaaaatgttttgaaaattctgTGGATATAAGAACGCATATTCATCGAAAATTTTGGGACCTGGGTAACATAAATTTACAAAGAGACTTTATATCACGACACACCAATGAAGTTAGACCTAAGTATCAAAATAAAACACCTGGAAGCAATCGCAAACATAACTTGCAATATAAATTTAGGATTAATGACAAGGACACTCAAGTATGCAAGACGTTTTTTCTCAATACTTTGGGAGTGAGTGATCGATACATTTACACCACATGGAAGAAAACTGATGATGCTGGTATCCTCGAAGATGATCGAAGAGGGAAGCATGTGGCTCATAAAAAATCTGATAAAGTTGCCTTGGAAAAAATACGTCAGCACATAAAGACCATCGAAAGTCACTATTTAAGGGCTCAAACTAGTAGAGTTTTTATTGATGGTAGCTTAACCATATCCGAAATGTATAGACTATACAAAAATAAGTGTATTTCAGACGGCgatatttgtcttaagaaacatcaCTATGAACGCATATTTAATTATGAATTTAACATTGGATTCTTTTctcctaaaaaagatcaatgttcaGAGTGTGAAGTGTATAAAAACTCTAATGAAGAGCAGAGAAAATCATTGCAGGACAACTACGACttgcatattaaaaacaaaaatcaagcACGCGAATCAAAGAAACAAGATCTAGAATTAGGTAATGATGTAAATCAATATTCCGTTTGCGATTACGATCTTCAAGCTGTATTACAGACGCCATGCGGAGATGTATCAATGTTTTATTATAAGCGACGTTTAAATGTGTATAATTTCACATTATTTGATAACGTATCCAAACAAGGATACTGCTTTATGTGGAATGAGTCTGTAGCGAAACGAGGAAGTAATGAAATTGCAAGTTGTGTCTATTATTACATGACAAATCATGCAATaagcaaaaatttaattttttttagcgaCAACTGTGCCGggcagaacaaaaataaatttatcgcCTCTATGTATTTGTATGTTGTTACTAATGTGAGTCATATAGAATCGATTACCCACAAGTTTTTAATAACAGGTCACACACAAAACGCTGGTGACAACATGCACTCATTAATAGAGCGACAAAAGAAAAGAGTGCTGAAGAGCGGTCCAATTTATGTTCCTACTGAATGGGCAACTGTAGTGAAATGTAGCAAAAAAAGTGGTTTACCCTACATAGTTCGAGAAATGGAAACAAAggacttcattgattttaaacatgtttcctttctgttgggaaacaattataaaattgatcaaaataaagaaaatgtgaagtGGGCAGATATAAAAATTCTGCAATGTAGAAAAGATAGTCCGCACATAATTTTCTTTAAGTACAACTATGATGACGAACTATGGAATTcttttaatctaaaaaaatcatcgcggactacacataatatacgagaagtgctacttaaacctgcctacaaagaacagccaaaaattcaaatggccaaaaagaaagatttggtatacttatgccattcgagtatgataccagaagcttaccatagtttttatgaaaatattttggcccaagatgatcaagaagaggacaacaactaa
- the LOC140452647 gene encoding uncharacterized protein, with translation MASKHVLKISSITEFFSNDNKIIRKGENALESNHVKKMLFDPDLLIIKGEVFASMKDKTYNVEIMLNKSWQITAANCSCPRGIKCHHIATIALFGHYNISITDKTCTWNIPVQSKTETKTAEALYPPRPYKALNRKISSNELEQLKIKLSSFGNTVGFTWLLQEEKQEAESIDISLIEDIIYSEEMKISTDKNSHFLKCCRINDATIKKIVHETTGQVLNEKWFLARKYRITSSNFGSIISCCKRNKYPESLFKTLIGAYNLDGIKSIQWGRTHEKSGIEYLRNTLNLDVQPTGIWLTKSGLLGASPDGLIGDDGIVEVKCPYTFRNEKLSEKLKNSDKYIISYNDQDEVLINTEHNYYHQIQGCLHIFGRQNCYLCIWTLKEIITVITEKDLTWAPNIDLFFLFEPNFYLAQYLPKLLNE, from the exons atggctagtaaacatgtgttgaagatatccagtattactgaatttttcagtaatgacaacaaaatTATACGAAAGGGTGAAAATGCCCTTGAATCAAATCATGTGAAAAAAATGTTGTTTGACCCTGATTTATTAATCATTAAGGGAGAAGTATTTGCAAGTATGAAAGACAAAACTTATAATGTTGAG ATTATGTTGAATAAATCATGGCAAATTACTGCTGCAAATTGTTCCTGTCCTAGGGGTATTAAATGCCATCATATAGCCACTATAGCTCTCTTTGGACATTACAATATATCAATTACTGATAAAACATGTACGTGGAACATTCCTGTCCAAAGTAAGACAGAAACTAAAACTGCAGAAGCACTATATCCTCCCAGGCCATATAAAGCCCTTAATAGAAAAATTTCATCCAATGAATTAGAACAATTAAAGATCAAATTAAGTAGTTTTGGTAATACTGTGGGATTCACTTGGCTTTTACAGGAAGAAAAGCAAGAGGCCGAAAGTATTGATATTTCATTAATTGAAGATATCATTTATTCAGAGGAAATGAAAATTTCAACAGACAAAAATTCTCATTTTCTAAAATGTTGTCGAATAAATGATGCAACGATAAAGAAAATAGTACATGAGACAACAGGCCAGGTACTCAATGAAAAATGGTTTCTTGCCAGAAAATATAGAATTACTTCTAGCAACTTTGGCtccattatttcttgttgcaaGAGAAATAAGTATCCAGaaagtttatttaaaacacttattg ggGCTTATAATTTGGATGGCATCAAATCAATTCAGTGGGGAAGAACACACGAAAAGAGTGGTATAGAGTATCTCAGAAATACACTGAATTTGGATGTGCAGCCTACAGGTATTTGGCTGACAAAGTCAGGCTTATTAGGAGCTAGTCCAGATGGTTTAATTGGTGATGATGGCATTGTAGAAGTTAAGTGTCCATATACATTTCGGAATGAAAAATTATCTGAAAAGTTGAAAAATTCAGATAAATATATAATATCATATAATGATCAGGATGaagtattaattaatactgaacaTAACTACTACCACCAAATTCAAGGCTGCCTGCATATTTTTGGACGACaaaattgttatttatgtatATGGACGTTGAAGGAGATAATTACAGTTATAACAGAAAAAGATTTGACCTGGGCCCCAAATATTGATCTGTTTTTTCTGTTTGAGCCAAATTTTTATTTGGCTCAATATTTGCCAAAATTGTTGAATGAATGA